The window GTTGTATTATATACAGggtcaatcaataaaaaaaataatcattgtgCCTATTGTGGATCCCATGCCCTGATTCATCATGTTCTCTGATAAGTTGTGATGCTGTTTTCTGAGATCAGTTCCAGTGATTCTGTACCATAGCCAACACGACTCCCTTTAGAGTACATTCACACTCATGCAGATGCATGTGTTTCCAATTCTTTACTCTTTGTatgtgttgttttcttttctcttttaatataaaaaagcacaGAAGAAACATACAGCTTAcgttgtgtagacatccaaatgCCTTACATTTGCTGCTGAGTACTACTATCTTGAATGTGCTGCTGACAGCCCTAGCAGACTCAAACTTGTCACCCTATTATGCTTCTCTGGTtgctacataaaatattatgcagtgggGTAAAGAGAGAAACTTAGGAGCTGGGCCTGCACAGACAGACACAGAATAGAAGATTGCTTTGACATGCAAGAAGGAAAGGGTCTTTGCTATGGAATTGATTGTTTCTGAAGTGCAATGGAATTTGCAAGTGAATAGAAATTGTTAAtggaaagaaatttttttttctgtacttttcctgcattttttttttttagttttatgacagggtctctttcaATGCACAGAACATCAGCAGGTCCCAcatattaaaacacattaaatattgcAGCAGCCCGAATATTTCAAGCTGCAGATGTGTCAACAGCCCTCCAtgcgctccccccccccccaacactcgccaattattgcacgtgtgtactgtacatagcctaaggctccatttaaaggaaataataaacattagCTAAGGGGCATGAGTTTATGAGATCACATcatcaatcagccaaagctccaGGAACCCCTTGAGGAACTCTGTTTGAGAATGGCTGGCATAGGAAATAAATGTCTGCTTTAGCAGGGACAGACTACCCCATATATTTCCGTTTCctgagtaataataaaaaagtttaaaataaataatgaaaattaccAACAGTGAAATGTGTTTGTTCTGTGCAAAGGACAGGGTAGGGTTCATTGTTGGGTTACTGATTGTTTAATGACTTGAAGGGATGAATCACTGTTTGCTCATAAACAATAGAACTAACTATTTTACAGCCCTAGTTATTGGGTGTGCCTAAGATTAGATATCAGCATTACTTTtacatgatataaatattttatgcacattttgCACACTGCTTAATTTAAGGTGCACCTGCTAGACCTCCTCTGAAGTCTAAGTGCTCATTCCCACTACTGTGTTCTATGCGAAAATGCCTGCGGCAACACAACACACACATGGCATGCATTCTGGCATCAGGGTGCCAGTGATTCCTAATGGTACCACGAATGCACCATGCATGCACCTGCCAAGGGCATGGCAAAATTTGTCTCGGATATCTGGATCAGGAGACTGGTATCACATCAGTGGAGCTTAATAAGTCACAAATGGGTTATGCAAGAATCCAAATGTTTTAGGTATTATAGTCGGGGACGTTTCTTGCCTGGCGTTGAATCATTACCAAGAATGTCTAAGGTCATAGGTCACCTTATATTTTCTGTTTCCCAATTTTTTCGTAGAGTGGGTTAGGTCAGGTGGTGGACATGGCATCAGCTGTCAGACTGCTGACCTCTGACCGCCTATATGAAGCTAAATTGCAAAGTATAGAGTAAAGAAttctaaaaaaagtgataaatatattacagtacTTTCATTATGCAGGGCTGATTACTCTAGTTTAAAGCTAAACAGTTGGATTATTGTATAAACCAAGCCTTTGTTCTCTTTAAAGGTAGTGAGGATTACGCAAAAGTTGCAAGAGGCTTGTGATGTCCCCATGAAGTTATCTCCATGTGCATGTTAACCATTTTATGTGTTGCTTGAATCAGTCACACAGCTAGTAAACATTTGAAGATTTGTCATATGTCAGCCCATGTCTTGTGATGTCTGCTGAATAACAAAATGTGCAGATCATATCATTTTCCACCAAACAAGAAAAATCTGACTGGCTGGGACCTCTCTGCACAATACTAGTTCTGTAACTGGATATTTTTAGCCAGGATGGATGTGGCTTGGCTGCAGGGAGTGTATTCTGCACATCACACCTCCCTCCAGCTGTTAGACATAAAGGTTCAGAGACCAGACACACCTAGCACATAGTCTCCCTGACAGCTGCCTTACCATCCCAGGACACAGCTCAATACACATCACAGATCCTGCAGCCAGAAGACAACCTCTATTCACTAAACATGTCTTCAGGTAAGAAAACTTTTTCATATAGCTTCTCCCCTTGATCAGATTGTACCCAAGTCCCTAAACAATTCTATTAATGCAAACAGGTAGTAATTTGCTACTTTATACTGCTAATTCCTACTTAATAGCCCTTttcaatagcaatttttttttaatcagtgccCCTCTTTAAATActagtgttattttattatataatagtgACAGAGACATGATAACAGCTCAATCTGTCCATGGACCTGAATATAATTATAGTAACATGATAATGACTTATTTAGTAATAACAGTGACATGATACTGGCCAAGTCCATCCTTGGACCCCAGGGTAATGTAGTTAGTGAGGCAACAACTGCTCAGACTTTCATTGAAACAgattatattaatgacatttTCATAGGAAAatcatatttctaatttttaggttggtaaaaataaatgaaatatcagCTTTTTTAACCCAcagtaaaataactttcagatctcaaTGAATCCCTATTCAAACCAGTTTTTGAAGGGTCAATAGGAAAAATACTCTTAATATGGTAGCCAGTGAAGAATGTCCCCCTTGCAGTGGTGGCCAGACTCAGACCTTATTAAAAACCTAAATTATCAATAGAGTCATAAAGATGGCTCTACTAAATTTAATGGCACCAGAGCTCTGCAGAAGCCATCATCAAATGGAAAATCAGTCAGCCACAGTCTGGAGcattggagctcacggaccacttaATTTATGGACACCGGTCCGTGCATGGGTGGGGAGCCATGCATGGCAATTATGCAAGAACCCAACTACTtacccatcacaggtctgagaccagagacacaacctgcccactgccctgagcctgtgatccttCTCCGGACCccctggggggcgcaccggccagagccgcggaccacaggttggtgaccactggactggaacccctagcaacatctggatgAACCATGGGGTTTaaaggaaccttggttgagaatggaaGGTATATgtctatttttatgcaatcatcaAATCAAGCTCTTGGGtgttttcacccttttttatATTATCCCTAACCTGTTAAGTTGTAAAAAGTCTTGTTCACAAAGCGCAATACTTTCAGTTGAAGTTTAGGCATAGTTCGGAGGCAGACCAGTGATGTATCCCTCTGTTTGCCTTTTAACACAACCAAATACAGCATTTTTGAGAGATAGTCTAAGGACATGGgacattttatatactttattttcaccttttttataacTTATCCTTAACCACTTAGATGATAAAAAGCCTATGGTTTACAGAGCCCAATAGCTCAAATTTACACCCATACCTACTGTAAGTCAGAACAGTGActtatcattaaataaaaatatttatttatttaaccaaaaaatggtaaataatctGTTTATTATGTAATATGGAACATAAACATCTGTTCCCCATTGGTTCCCATGGCCTCTCAGCATCTATCATAAGACTGACTGCTGAGTCATGTTTGACCCAGGGGATATGGAAATATGGATGGATCAAGTCCTAATCATTCTCTAACTCCTGTATTCCCATGACAGTTATAATGCCAAACCCTAAACCTTTGGTCATAATATCTCTATTGAGAATCAGATTTCGTATTGACTGCCTCACCCTTTTAATGGTAATCATGGATCAAAAGATTAATCAGTGCCAGATTATATTGCCATTAGGTCTTCTGCTCTCCCTTTCTGTTCTCATTGAAAGTGTGGGAGCCCTATGTTACCCATTTGCAGCATCAGACATACATTCATTGGGTATGGCCAGTTACCCTTTTTCTGGCATATTTGAATCTCCACCACAACCTAGGTTGGGTCCTGTGCAATGGAGAGACACTGGCTGCTCAGGTGGAGAGGGAACAGTCATTTTGAGGTGGTCTGGATAATATGATAGAAAAATAGATtcttagaaaacaaaaacatacaactatatagattgtattttttttttttgcctgaggACATGAAAAACACATTGGTAACATTCTTTCTCCCACCCCTTCTTGTCCTGGCCTGTATCAGTCAGATTGTTAGACGGAATAatcattacaacatttaaaatcaaatctAGCTAATGTTGTGGACACTATTATCTCTATTGTAGTGGCCAAAGCTGGTCAAAGATTAAAACAATTAGAGAACCTGGAAAATGAATCTGCTATGTTGCAACTTATTGATTGCATACCTATAACCtttccatttattgtttttcaatacACATAAGATAAGGGGTGACCTCACTTACAATCATTGTTGGcaaacaatgttacaatattgttTAGGCCTCATTTTGAAGCCATTGAAAGCAGTTAGATGAATTCgggaaaattaattattattggtAACATGTTTTATGTCTAAGACTGGGCTTCTCAAGATTTGTCCCTGCCTGAAAACCCTGCTCTTGGCACAATACATCAGGGGCACGGCTCTGGGACTTTGTTAACTATTAACAAAGTATAGATAATAATAACAGACGGGTGTGACCAAACCGcgattatttttacatttgtcctAGCTTTATAATTTATAACATTCTATGATATTATTAAAGAAGTTGTGACAACTCTGGGATACTCCCAAGAAATAGCCAGAGAGTGGCTAATGTACAAAACACAGTCATAATAATACGTCAGCATTAGATTGAATTGATTGTGGCCGTGTGAAAGGATTTCTTTGGTGCAGTTTGAGTGCAATGGGTGTGTTCACAACACTCAGCTTGGTGAACTGGCATGGAGAAAAGCCTATAGGTGTTGTCTGCTATCTGTAATTTAAACATATTGTCGTTTATTGAAACTTATTCAGTATCAGTATCAGTACCAATAGATAACTAATATGTTCTGTGTACAAAATTACATTCATGCTTATATTATTGAACAGTGTTTATAGGGTCATTGTGCATCTGACATGTTacttgtaaagctacgtacacacttccaatggttctcgcacggtaatcggctcagggccaatatcggacgagaatctgaagtgtgtatagCGCGCGTCGTCTGAGCGATGTCGTCTGAATgatgaacaattgtaatgcaaaGGAAGAGGGAGAGCGGACAGCAGGGTgttgctctgtcgttctccccctcccctctccatagagcagagcagtgcttgttcatgcatcgtgcagtgcttagtcgttggaaaggattgtgaaagatcctttccaacgactataattgcaaatGTGTATGCAAGTTAAAGCAATTCCCTGTAATCCACTCACTTTCTGAGCATTCTGCATTGTAATTCCACCTACTATATCATTCCTTTTCATAGTCATTAGCTTACAGAGAAGGCAATCATGTAGTAATATGTacataatgcaaaacaaatgtattgtccGAACTTTGCATAATAAACATGTGTATCTGCCAGCTACGTATCCACAGATTATTTTGATTATAGTTTTTCTACAGAGTTGTCTATATAGTTATGGTATGGAGTGATCCATACAAAGTGACCACAATCCCTGTTTCATGGACAAAAAATCCAAGGAAAAGAAAGTATTTCTGTTGGTCATTCCATCCGGTCCAGACCCAGCTGACACTATTCcagtacaatataaataaaatctgaatGGCTTGTTTAAAAATACAGGCATAAATATTTCATCCCAGCCCTTTACACGAtgctactgtatattttatttaaagtgctcagagaacaattttattttttctttcagctgCTGATGCAAAGAAACATGGGGAACTGAAAAAGGATGCCCATGGAGAAGTGAAGCATAAGCATGGGGACCACAGCCATGCACATGGGCATCACGGAGGAGAACACTGTAAAGAGCACAAGGTAGAGTAATGTACATTGTAATCAGCACCTATAGTGACAACCAAAGTTTAAGAAAactcacctttttattttttacacttttatttgatGAGATTCTAAGGGGTCTATTCTTTAAGCCGTGAATTtaaaattcaccaaacattctcttcTTCCAAGTCTATGTATTTTCAATGGCAgcaactgattctccaccagagaatgtttggttaatgtcagatttactgccttATAAACAGAACTCGAAGCCCAGTCTGAAACAACACGTACATTGTTCTAACTCATAAAATACTATGGCTCCCATTTACTATTTCAAGACAGGAAAAAACAGGCTCTGAACTTTTAATTGAGATGTTTATATCATGTACCTGCCAGCTTTATGAGGAAAAGAGGGACACAAATTCAACAGAGAACATCTCCAACAAAACTTAAGTTTCAGATATAGCAAGGATAGTTTAATAGTTTATATTCATATCTGTAGGTCTATTGGAAAGATTTCAGCTTACTTCCTGTTCAAGTGACAAAGTaacaccaggacaggaagtagaaTATATCTCAGCAATCACAGctatcaaaacattttgttttcaacagAACAGACTAGAATCCCCATCACCTCATTATTTCTGTATATGACTGCTGTAATGACACTTTGactacattgtatttttttttaatattatagggGGAGCATAAGCACTCCTGCTCCAGTGATTCTAGTTCCAGCTCAAGTGACAGTGAATGTGAAGGAAAGGTAAATGTTAAGCAAATTGTTTTAAGCATTTTatcactacaggtagtccctgagttgaGGACAtgcaacatatggacgactcctagatacgaacgggcttccctgcttcttAATGTGCCTTGataggggggcagtttgcatgacacACATGAAACACAgctgagtaaagctgcgtacacacgtcagatttttctcgcccgataatcaacATCGGCCAGATatggggcgagaatctggcgtgtgtacagtcggcgtcgttcatcgtccgtggatccgtcctggcggatccacgaatgatgaacgacgaccgatcctaatgcaagggaagggggagagcgtgcagcagggtgccgcttggtcgttttccccctcccctcttcatagagcagaacggtgctgtatgtacagcaccgttcatgcatcgggtagtcccttgtcgttggaaaggatcgtgaaagatcctttccaacgacaaaaattgcaagtgtgtacgcagcttaactctttaatgaccaaaacaaactctgcagttgtttctttttgcatatcaaagcacagcttgctcatgaagttaatgtctaggctccaaaagttttttttttttttgctttgtttgtgattaactcacagtgaggatattatacagtaactgacaccatgctgcctaataatatgtggagacaaacatctgtcctaatttcatttaataaaataatgtacctgttccgacttacatacaaattcaacttacaattcaaacaaacctacagtccctatctcgtatgtaacccccTGGGCTACCTGTAcactacattttattacatactcTATACAGTGCTTTAAAGGTGATGATCATGGAGAAGCGGAAACCAATGGATTATATCTTTCCTTTGTAACCCATATGTGAAAAATGTGAGTCTTAAAATCTAACATGTTGATCCAGCTTTCACCCTTATCCTGGTCACACACATATAGAATAATTTCAGTTACTATGTTGCAGTGTGTAATTTTTCCAAAGCCTCCTCGTCAATTTGCATGTCTTAAATAAACACTGGAGgataattttatacaaatttactCTCTAAAATTGTATGTAGTATGCTGGTTAGCAGCCCAGGACTTCTGCAGCATTTCAGGAAGTGGGATATTTGTAGAAGTCCATGATTACAGAAGCTGTGGAGGAAAATCACAGGACATGAGCCAACTCAATTTAACAGAAGGATAATACAGTAGTCCAGTAATACAGTAGTAGAGATTATGTATTCATTCCCCTGGAGGGAATATGCAAGTGCAAAGGTTATGTATCCtcagtaataacatttttgataattctggaatattttttgtaactttttattcataataatatatttaatgtatgagcctgcaaacttttttttttatcttaggtAATGTGCTTGGCTTGTTCCTGCTGGGAAAAGTTGAGTAGCAGCTGGAATCAGGAGCAGTAAAGTAGCTTGGCTGCCATGCTGACCCTCTGGTTTCAATACTTTGCATTAGTGAATCATAAAGTATTAAATTGGTGAATGAGCATATCGAAATTAGGGGATTAGTGGTAGCCCCTTTAATTCGCCGTAATTGCTGGCAGTCAAGGCATGGGGGTGTCACATAAGGTTTCTAACTTTCAAAGTTAGAGATTCAggaagtattgaaaaaaataaaccagcaTACTTGGAAATCAGGGCATCAGCAGTAGCCTCTTTATTTCACTTTTGGTGCTCAGTGAATAGAGATGTCATGCACAATTCACTGTTCATGAACAGTTTAATAGGATCATCGCGCACCTTTACATTTAAGAATGCAATGAGTTTGCTGCTCCAGTACAAAAATCAAAGGTCTCATTTTGCAGGTGCTGGTAGGAGACAGGCGTgtctactcaggctgtggctgctttagaaaGAAACCAGTCAACAACTTACGTTTTAAAGCTTTAGGAAAATTCCTAACTGACACCTTAGATATAAATCATAGCCATTTTATGTGGACATTGACCACAGAGGAAATACTCTCCAACATTGCTAATGAATCACTTCTCTGCACAATCTACTATCCACCTCTTGCTCTGTGTATTTCAATCTGCATTCAGAATTTCATTTAACTTGCAAGATTATTTAAAATTAAGACATCTACAgaatgctgcttctcctttactgtccaattgAATAGTTGTGGTCAGTGACTAAGTTGTTCTGCTTAGGGACACTTCTAAGTTGCCATTGTTGCCCTCTTGCTGGTTGCCAGCCTCTCCCACACAGAAAGTGGCTTCAAAAACAGCAATAACAGCTCAAGAATGGGTCTAAACAACATTTTGCCTATATCTATAGTCACTAACCTTTAGCTTCTATCTTGGTAGCATCACGGAGAAGGCCACGAacacaagaaaaaggaaaagaaattgcaTAAGGAGAAGAAAcccaaagataaaaaagaaaagaaagagaaaaaggaaaaatgtgagAAGAAACACTAATCCaggaatgtttacaatatgtatacaaatacatttgtgtcTGTATTCTAAGATCTAATGTGATGTATTCccatacaaacattttatgtaCAACATTTCATCAATAAATTACTATTTCTGATTGTAcctattggtatttttttctgagTATCTTTACACGTGATATCTTCTGACATGTAATTTGTCCAAAGGTACATGCCACATATTCATGATACAAACGTGAAATCTTTTGGACATATTACCCCTAGGCCAAGGTGACAAGATTTTTTAATACCCGGGGtcagtatgttttgtttttgggtcTTGGTGGTTTATGTCAGCCTCATTTCTGAAGTAAAACTCTtggattttgtacatttttttatttgaaagcctCCCTccaacagcagcaaaaaaaaattacctctgGCCATttgcactgcaagggttaatattaccttttatttttatagcactgacatattatgcagtactttacaaagCCACTAACTTTCCTTGAGAGGGCACACAATATAAGGTACAGGTTTTCataaatccggcaacctctgaaTCTGAGTAGTGCCGAATTTgcaaaaattccggatttttttttatacttactttcacacaggccagtcttcctctcgcaacaccgcggacatctggcacagttccagggagcaggcagcagggctatcccaacgtgtatttagtttagcaagcaagcaGAACAGCTGTGTCTGTAAAACAGCCCCataaaaacattagtggccaaacagtgtactgcagtatctgtattgaaaatgcgatccgaaattaaTGCCCAGAAACGGAAGGATCGGGATTATCGATGCCCGGATTTCCGATTGTCAATCTGTACCTACCATGGAAATATAGTATTAACAGAGTCTAACCAATGTTCTGGGGgaagttaacctaactgcatgatttgaggatatgggaggaaacctggagtgcctggaggaaaacCAAGCTaacacagaaaaaacataaaaactgcatcagggagtgtcctggtcaagattcacACCTGGAACCCTGGTGCTCCAATGGTAAGTGTGCTAATCACTATGCCAACAGAAGTTCAGTGTAGGTGTAGAGCAGGTATGTCCAAAGTCAGAatgtggcccgtgttcagatttctactggcccgcagcctctgtcataaaatcaataatatacgGCCCACCAGCATTGTTGGCCTCAATATAAAATACATCCGTAcaaaaaaacctattttatatttgtttagagTTTATCAACCGACATGCAATTAttggcccgctactcggcgggcataatcgtcAAGACAGGAATCCCcaatgtcattatagtgggtgtgtgctgtgcaggacccgcatggaccacgcccactctgattccaggAATGTGCTCTGCACATAGCCCGCACTGGCACCAGACTCCATGCGCAGGGAATCTCTCACGTCACCCTGGTCAGCGTGTGCTGTGCGGGTGCCACGTAGACCAAGCCCACACTAacctgagtacatgctgaatagtcaccccccacacattttcacctaacCAAATcaggccctctttgcaaaaagaaaatagacTGTATCTAGGAATAAATGGTATTTTCTTACCGTTTATAAAGTATGCAACggtataaaataaacagtatCTAGGAAGGAACATATTAGTGGAAAGTGTAATTAACCCTGGATGGAGAACTGGCCTAAGGACCATATTCAGAGAGttgtgaataatgattcatactctgaatattAGTCTAAAGTTAGTGGTGTATGCCAGGGCTGTATGGTGAGCCCTTACCTTTCATTTATAAATGCTGTAGAGTTAGGAGTTTGGGAAAAGTACCACTTCTGTatttgcagattacaccaaatTATGTAAAGCAATAAAGTCTTAAATGTCAATATTCTACAAGCAGAATGGGCAGccaggtggcaaatgacattattgagaaatgtaaaactatgcacttgggggctaacaacatgcatgcttcatactgtctagggtgaatacatttgggagagtcagaaataaaaaaggatctgggggttctggtagatcatagaactaccatttatttatattttctttcaacaactttatacattgtacatatttacagttgttactttttttggATTGGCAGAGTGTTTTGGCTCCATCTAGTGTCAatcacagtttttcttttttgttccctCCTGCACATGACATGAGTTCTCATCTTTTTACATCATGGTCATACCATTTGTGAAATCTTTATGCCACAGTTCCTTGTTTAAATCCTGCCTACCCCTGGGGgtgttaaaaacaaattgttcaaTAGGTATAATATAATCTCTTGTTGGCCTCACACACATGGCATAAACTGAACCGTGCCTATGAGTCATGATCCCTTCAAGTACACCGGTCACAAGAGAAATATAGGGGCTGCATTTGCTGATTTTATTAGGAACATTTACTTAAGAAAAC is drawn from Pyxicephalus adspersus chromosome Z, UCB_Pads_2.0, whole genome shotgun sequence and contains these coding sequences:
- the CZH19orf33 gene encoding immortalization up-regulated protein — translated: MSSAADAKKHGELKKDAHGEVKHKHGDHSHAHGHHGGEHCKEHKGEHKHSCSSDSSSSSSDSECEGKHHGEGHEHKKKEKKLHKEKKPKDKKEKKEKKEKCEKKH